Proteins found in one Pelmatolapia mariae isolate MD_Pm_ZW linkage group LG7, Pm_UMD_F_2, whole genome shotgun sequence genomic segment:
- the zgc:122979 gene encoding dnaJ homolog subfamily B member 5 — protein sequence MVLIWTQFGVKHKNGNVKCKVRVMHRGDSSGSSSSAESTRSEQDVPCLPIKPAGKDFYKVLGVSPESNEDEIKKAYRKMALKFHPDKNSDADAEDRFKEIAEAYEILTDPKKRSIYDQFGEEGLKNGGNIFRSNFHGDPHSTFSSFFNGSDHFDIFFGNEEGDDDLFNPFRRFTFSHVSGFAGPEGGLRKGPRRLQGEVVVHDLLVTLEEVMQGCTKHVKITRSRLNPDGRTLRTEEKVLNVVVKKGWKSGTKITFPREGDETPNSAPADITFILRDQEHPQYKREGSNLVYTAKITLKEALCGCTVNVPTLDSRMMPLPCSDVIKPGAVRRLRGEGLPLPKSPSQRGDLVVEFQVAFPDRIPPQSREIIKHSLAQC from the exons ATGGTTCTCATCTGGACCCAGTTCGGTGTGAAGCACAAAAATGGCAATGTCAAGTGCAAAGTGCGAGTCATGCACAGGGGGGACAGCTCCGGCTCGTCGTCCTCAGCG GAAAGCACCAGGTCAGAGCAGGACGTGCCCTGTCTGCCCATCAAACCCGCAGGCAAAGACTTCTACAAAGTCCTGGGCGTCTCCCCCGAATCCAATGAAGATGAGATCAAAAAAGCCTACAGGAAAATGGCCCTCAAGTTCCACCCAGACAAGAACAGCGATGCTGATGCGGAGGACAGGTTCAAAGAGATCGCAGAGGCCTATGAGATCCTGACTGACCCCAAAAAGAGAAGCATATACGACCAGTTTGGAGAGGAAG GCCTTAAAAACGGAGGCAACATTTTCCGCAGCAATTTCCACGGCGACCCCCACTCCACCTTCTCCTCCTTCTTCAATGGCTCTGACCACTTCGACATCTTCTTCGGCAACGAAGAGGGCGACGACGACCTCTTCAACCCCTTCAGACGGTTCACCTTCAGCCACGTGAGCGGGTTTGCAGGCCCCGAGGGTGGCCTGCGGAAAGGCCCGAGGCGCTTGCAGGGCGAAGTGGTGGTGCACGACCTGCTGGTGACCCTGGAGGAGGTGATGCAGGGCTGCACCAAGCATGTGAAGATTACCCGCAGCCGCCTCAACCCCGACGGCCGCACCTTGCGAACAGAAGAGAAGGTGCTGAATGTGGTGGTAAAGAAAGGCTGGAAATCGGGAACCAAGATCACCTTCCCCAGGGAGGGGGACGAGACCCCCAACAGCGCCCCCGCAGACATCACCTTCATTCTCAGGGACCAGGAGCATCCTCAGTACAAGAGAGAGGGCTCCAACCTCGTCTACACGGCCAAGATCACCCTTAAAGAG GCTCTCTGCGGCTGCACAGTAAACGTTCCAACGCTTGACAGCCGGATGATGCCTCTACCTTGCAGCGATGTCATCAAACCCGGTGCCGTCCGCCGGCTGAGGGGCGAAGGCCTTCCCCTGCCCAAAAGCCCATCCCAGCGAGGCGACTTGGTGGTTGAGTTCCAGGTGGCCTTCCCAGACAGAATCCCACCACAGTCCCGAGAGATCATCAAGCACAGCCTGGCGCAGTGCTAG
- the LOC134631694 gene encoding urea transporter 2-like, with the protein MDGQNVGVIEERLGKHCQRSLPVNREFFLPTVTKRGIEAFSLILQAQGGHLFLSVPAGAGQVYGCDSPWTGGLILLSLLLCLTAICFHATFGLCCWVVDGLPWPASHRDIYTRLWGCNSALSSSAIGGVFFWFCCLMIAATSNLMSALALPACTWPFCLSTLISLLISSEIPAICRLPLSVVSYPEVNLCYQRQLKKAQHSQQKSGQEEAPLKEREGPGVYLAAEKKNLSLTFTFVSIYIVGMER; encoded by the exons atggatggacagaACGTGGGGGTCATAGAGGAAAGGTTGGGGAAACACTGTcagaggtctcttcctgttaatagggagttcttccttcccacagtcaccAAGCGGGGCATTGAGGCTTTCTCTCTAATACTGCAGG CTCAGGGAGGCCAC CTATTCTTGTCAGTGCCAGCTGGTGCTGGCCAGGTGTACGGCTGTGACAGTCCTTGGACAGGAGGTCTCATCCTTCTGTCCCTGCTGCTCTGCTTAACAGCTATTTGTTTTCATGCCACGTTTGGGCTCTGCTGCTGG GTGGTGGATGGCTTGCCCTGGCCTGCTTCACACAGGGATATTTACACAAGGCTGTGGGGATGTAATAGTGCACTATCCTCCAGTGCCATTGGAGGTGTCTTCTTCTGGTTCTGCTGTTTG atgaTTGCAGCAACCTCAAATCTGATGTCTGCA CTTGCATTACCAGCCTGCACGTGGCCTTTCTGCCTGTCGACTCTCATCTCTCTCCTCATTTCCTCTGAGATTCCAGCAATCTGCAGACTGCCTCTGTCTGTGGTCTCCTACCCCGAGGTAAATCTCTGCTACCAGAGACAATTAAAGAAAGCTCAGCACAGTCAGCAGAAGAGCGGCCAAGAGGAGGCCCCGCTGAAGGAGAGGGAAGGACCAGGTGTCTATCTGGCTGCAGAGAAGAAGAATTTGTCCTTAACATTTACCTTTGTGAGCATTTATATTGTAGGAATGGAACGGTGA
- the atp5fa1 gene encoding ATP synthase subunit alpha, mitochondrial, with amino-acid sequence MLSVRVAAALARNLPRRAGLVSKNVAAACVGAKNLHTSSPWLQKKTGTAEVSSILEEKIMGADTSADLEETGRVLSIGDGIARVYGLRNVQAEEMVEFSSGLKGMSLNLEPDNVGVVVFGNDKLIKEGDIVKRTGAIVDVPVGEELLGRVVDALGNAIDGKGPLGSKVRRRVGLKAPGIIPRISVREPMQTGIKAVDSLVPIGRGQRELIIGDRQTGKTAIAIDTIINQKRFNDGTDEKKKLYCIYVAIGQKRSTVAQLVKRLTDADAMKYTIVVSATASDAAPLQYLAPYSGCSMGEYFRDNGKHALIIYDDLSKQAVAYRQMSLLLRRPPGREAYPGDVFYLHSRLLERAAKMNDNFGGGSLTALPVIETQAGDVSAYIPTNVISITDGQIFLETELFYKGIRPAINVGLSVSRVGSAAQTRAMKQVAGTMKLELAQYREVAAFAQFGSDLDAATQQLLNRGVRLTELLKQGQYSPMAIEEQVAVIYAGVRGHLDKMEPSKITKFEKAFLQHILSQHQDLLANIKADGKISEASDAKLKQIVLNFLSSFE; translated from the exons ATGCTGTCGGTTCGCGTTGCAGCGGCTCTCGCCCGCAACCTGCCCCGCAGGGCTGGATTG GTATCAAAGAATGTTGCTGCGGCTTGTGTAGGAGCCAAGAATCTACACACCTCTAGCCCATggctgcagaaaaaaacag GCACTGCTGAGGTCTCATCAATTCTGGAGGAGAAGATCATGGGAGCTGATACCAGTGCTGATTTGGAGGAGACTGGTCGCGTACTGTCTATTGGTGATGGTATTGCCAGAGTGTACGGTCTTAGGAACGTGCAGgctgaggagatggtggagttCTCCTCTGGTCTTAAG GGTATGTCTCTGAACTTGGAGCCTGACAACGTTGGTGTCGTGGTGTTTGGTAATGACAAGCTGATCAAAGAGGGCGACATCGTCAAAAGAACGGGCGCTATCGTTGATGTGCCTGTAGGCGAGGAGCTCCTGGGCCGCGTTGTGGACGCTCTTGGAAATGCCATCGATGGAAAG GGCCCCCTGGGCTCCAAGGTTCGCAGGCGTGTGGGACTGAAAGCTCCTGGTATCATCCCCCGTATCTCTGTGAGGGAGCCCATGCAGACCGGCATCAAAGCTGTGGACAGTTTGGTCCCCATAGGTCGTGGACAGCGTGAGCTCATCATTGGAGACAGACAGACTGG AAAAACTGCCATTGCCATTGACACAATCATCAACCAGAAGCGCTTCAACGATGGGACTGATGAGAAGAAGAAGCTCTATTGCATTTACGTTGCTATTGGCCAGAAGAGGTCCACGGTGGCTCAGCTGGTGAAGAGGCTCACTGATGCCGATGCCATGAAGTACACCATAGTGGTGTCAGCTACAGCTTCTGATGCTGCTCCACTGCAGTACTTGGCTCCCTACTCTGGCTGCTCCATGGGAGAGTACTTCAGAGACAATGGAAAGCACGCCCTGATCATCTATGACGATCTCTCCAAGCAG GCTGTCGCTTACCGTCAGATGTCCCTGCTGCTCCGTCGTCCCCCCGGGCGTGAGGCTTACCCAGGAGACGTTTTCTACCTGCATTCCCGTCTGCTGGAGAGAGCTGCTAAGATGAACGACAACTTCGGCGGTGGCTCCCTCACAGCCCTTCCTGTTATTGAGACACAGGCTGGTGATGTGTCAGCCTACATTCCAACTAATGTCATCTCCATCACAGATGGACAG ATCTTCTTGGAGACTGAGCTGTTTTACAAGGGTATTCGTCCAGCTATCAATGTCGGTCTTTCTGTGTCACGTGTCGGATCTGCTGCCCAGACCAGGGCCATGAAACAG GTGGCTGGTACCATGAAGCTGGAGCTGGCCCAGTACCGTGAGGTGGCTGCCTTTGCTCAGTTTGGTTCTGATCTGGATGCTGCCACTCAGCAGCTGCTGAACCGTGGCGTCCGTCTGACTGAGCTGCTTAAGCAGGGACAGTACT CTCCAATGGCTATTGAAGAACAGGTAGCAGTCATTTATGCTGGTGTGAGGGGACACTTGGACAAAATGGAGCCAAGCAAGATCACCAAGTTTGAGAAGGCGTTCCTGCAGCACATACTGAGCCAGCACCAGGACCTGCTGGCAAATATTAA GGCTGATGGCAAAATCTCTGAGGCATCCGATGCCAAGCTCAAACAAATTGTGTTGAATTTCCTCTCGAGCTTCGAGTaa
- the ark2n gene encoding uncharacterized protein C18orf25 homolog isoform X4, which yields MKMADSEKAEEFVDAECPSECLDEAQSATASVQAEQDEHLKTETTTSTSSPPREKEADSPLHTEGEQSLLSMPCLMKELRRDSPESQHASTGSDKPVSRHIYESDSSNPCMLSPSSSGHLADSDTLSSGEEGAAPPIGEEEEGSMEATGDPGQAGGMQASATVAGGRKSRRSRSESEVPPNTMAAKKNRCQPTVIAAAGGQEKQTNGKFSKVKGHRSQKHKERMRLLRQKREAAARKKYNLLQDSSTSDSELTCDSSTSSSEDEDDDTSGGSKTIKTDIPDAPILAGGS from the coding sequence ATGAAGATGGCTGACTCAGAAAAGGCAGAAGAATTTGTAGATGCTGAGTGCCCCTCAGAGTGCCTTGATGAAGCTCAATCAGCCACAGCTTCTGTTCAAGCAGAGCAGGATGAGCATCTGAAAACAGAAACCACTACCAGTACCAGTTCGCCCCCAAGGGAAAAGGAGGCTGACAGCCCCTTGCATACAGAGGGTGAGCAGAGTCTCCTGTCCATGCCATGCTTGATGAAGGAGCTTCGCAGAGACTCACCAGAGTCTCAGCATGCCTCAACAGGAAGTGACAAACCCGTGTCTCGTCATATCTACGAGAGTGACTCCTCGAACCCCTGCATGCTCTCGCCTTCATCCAGTGGCCACCTGGCTGACTCTGATACACTCTCCTCAGGGGAAGAAGGTGCTGCTCCTCCCAtaggagaagaggaagagggcAGCATGGAAGCTACAGGTGATCCTGGGCAGGCAGGAGGAATGCAAGCATCTGCCACAGTTGCAGGGGGGAGGAAGTCTCGACGGTCACGTTCAGAGAGTGAGGTGCCTCCAAATACGATGGCTGCAAAGAAGAACCGCTGCCAGCCCACCGTGATAGCAGCCGCAGGAGGccaggaaaaacaaaccaatGGCAAGTTTTCAAAAGTGAAAGGTCACCGCAGTCAGAAACACAAGGAGCGCATGCGCCTGCTGAGGCAGAAACGAGAGGCAGCAGCACGGAAGAAGTACAACCTGCTGCAGGACAGCAGTACAAGTGACAGCGAGCTCACTTGTGACTCCAGCACCAGCTCCTCcgaggatgaggatgatgacACCTCAGGGGGTAGCAAGACAATCAAGACAGATATTCCAG
- the hwa gene encoding protein huluwa produces the protein MSQVSETTASSLTEGNPVTSLTLVVLLLVPCVVVLLLLNCLLLGYKLLILSKKKISLREERTEEMLLRSPQRVRLSDVAFPLRQDGRRAYLSLSEPVLPHPVTSSRASSRERIGLDHRIRLLRPDGATGSGSQRAPSTIRATSPEACFTPRLNLASSSRTYSLSKTGWRRSAQVLPHDSGTETRVNLVPPNTPMETDFVGLIRRSSTYEMLPGVDPGVAGCRVDKIDMECEYTSLHSEASCLNASAAGPGLDSDFGASAGVSLRILSADSDGLSNGVLASTLEWDYYDPCYVKQNNIPKHKHQRPAIHMKQYWV, from the exons ATGTCGCAAGTAAGTGAAACCACAGCATCCAGTCTGACTGAAGGGAACCCTGTGACGAGTTTGACCTTAGTCGTTCTCCTGCTCGTTCCCTGCGTCGTCGTTCTGCTTCTGCTGAACTGCCTCTTGCTGGGTTACAAGTTACTGATCCTGTCAAAGAAGAAAATCAGTCTGCGGGAAGAACGCACGGAGGAGATGCTTTTGCGGTCTCCTCAGAGAGTCAGACTGTCCGATGTGGCGTTTCCTTTGCGCCAAGACGGGCGGAGAGCGTATTTGTCGCTATCAGAGCCCGTGCTCCCTCATCCCGTTACTTCTTCCAGAGCTTCTTCCAGGGAAAGGATCGGTCTGGATCACAGGATCCGGCTTCTGAGGCCAGATGGCGCTACCGGTTCAGGGTCTCAGAGAGCGCCGAGCACCATCCGGGCAACCTCTCCAGAAGCTTGTTTCACCCCGAGACTTAACCTGGCCTCCAGCTCACGGACCTACAGCCTCAGCAAAACAGGCTGGCGCAGGAGTGCACAAGTTTTACCGCACGATTCAGGGACTGAAACCAGAGTGAACCTTGTTCCTCCAAACACTCCTATG GAGACCGACTTTGTGGGTCTGATTCGGAGGAGCAGTACTTATGAGATGCTGCCAGGTGTGGACCCAGGTGTTGCAGGGTGCAGGGTTGACAAGATAGACATGGAGTGCGAGTACACCAGCCTGCATTCAGAGGCGTCCTGTCTGAACGCGTCTGCAGCGGGTCCTGGACTGGATAGTGATTTTGGAGCAAGTGCAG GGGTCTCCCTGCGGATTCTGTCTGCAGACAGTGACGGCCTGTCCAATGGAGTGCTGGCTTCAACTCTGGAGTGGGATTATTATGACCCCTGCTATGTCAAACAGAATAATATACCCAAACATAAACATCAAAGACCTGCAATCCACATGAAACAGTACTGGGTGTAA